The genomic interval CGGGCTAAATGAGCACTTATGCCGAACCTATACAGAACTGTGGGAAATCATCATTCATTACAGGGCTCACCGGTGACAGAATAGAGCACTTACCAAACAGCGGGAATGGGTGCATAGACCTGAAGATTTCCTGAGTATTCAACTGGGAAAatcaataaagaaaaatagaaGGAGCAGAacagggagagaggagaaggGAAAAGAAAGAAACCGTAAGATTTGGTCAAAGGACCCGTCACAAAGCATGCAAGGCCTCACAAAGAAAGGCGGAGGAAACACAATATGCAACTCAGCCTGATCATGTGACATGAAATTCAGGTGAGATCAACGCtcacaggaaacaggaggagGTAGAGCTGACAACCTGGGGCGTGTGACCTGACAATATCGGGTCATCAGGCTTAGGTCAGGCCATTACAGGCTCGTAGGCAGAAATAAATATCACATAGGGTCCAGCAACTGTAATGATAATGGTAATAAGCAAAGCGAAGCAAAGTGTCTCGGATTTTAGTACCAGGTTAGGGCACTAAAACGGCACAAAAAGATACGGGAAACGCAAGATACAAAGATCACCGCGAGGCGTCATGTGAGAGGCTGCGGTAAACATACTGGGCGTCCTCCAAACCAGTACTGTACATGCAGTGGCAATTTTTTGTAATCACAGCTTATTCATGTTCAACATTATTGTAACGTGAATAGAtttattttaatcatatttcatCAGTGAAAGCTATGCCATATCACAAAATAAATGGTTTAAATGACATTTGAAGAAGGCATGCGACCAAAATTAGACAATGATTGAACTTTTTTTACAGAAGAAGTCTACAAATGAATTCTATCAACTATTTTTTTGATGGTTACAAGTTCCAGAAATTAATAGGAAGCATGGATGCCCTTGTTTTGAATGATTGACACCTACAACTGACATCTACAGGACATCCCTAGTTTCTCACACTGCTCTGACTTGATTTTGTTCCCCTCATCTTCTAGTTTCTTCCACAGTTTGGTAACTGTAGTGGGTTTGTTTGCCATAATTTTGTTGCCAGTTACCTTCCAGAGATCCTTGACTGGATTCAGGATCAGGACTCCAGGCTGGTCATTTCATCACCTTGATGTTCTCACTTTGAGGAATTGCTTCCCCCGTTTGGCAGTGTGATAAGGGGCATTGTTTTGTATAAAAATGACTGGCTGACTGGGTGATGCTCGTAGGGAAGGAACAGCATGCTACTGAAGGAGTTTCTGATGCTCATTAGCATTCACCTTACCATGTAGCCGTTTGAGAGGCCTGTAGCATTCACCTTACCATGTAGCCGTTTGAGAGGCCTGTAGCATTCACCTTACCATGTAGCCATATGAGAGGCCTGTAGCATTCACCTTACCATGTAGCCGTTTGAGAGGCCTGTAGCATTCACCTTACCATGTAGCCATATGAGAGGCCTGTAGCATTCACCTTACCATGTAGCCATATGAGAGGCCTGTAGCATTCACCTTACCATGTAGCCATCTTTTATTGACGCCGGGATGGGGAAAGTTATGATGCAGAAGGGTCACTTGTAATTCATTTGAACACTGACAATCTAAATAAAAGTAGTTATATTCTTGTTTGTATTTGGACGTGAACCCAAGAAGTCACTGACTTTTCTTGTTTTAGTTTCTCTCTTTTTGGTAAAGTCCACTTTTGACCCCATATTGCTCGTGGCACAATGCAAAGTCAAATTTGCTGATACCGACACTTCAAAGGTGTGAGAATTGGCAAAAAAAATTGAAGTTAGTTGACAGTCATGATGTTTATCAGATGCAACCAAACAAGTTTCAGAGAAGGTTCAAACCTGTAATTTTACTCTCTACATGCCTGGggtgtgactgtgactttttaattgattgttttgtttgtaaGTGATCTTTGGTCCCATTCAGCTAGCTTATAGAATACTTcatatttattatgtatttgaAAAGATTAGCACTATTGCCTCAGACTTCAAGGACTTGAATTTTAAgtgttgtctgtgtgtgtagattAGAATATTATGTGGGTTTCCTCACTTAGGCTAATTCGCATCTCTAAATTGCgtgtagtgtgtgagtgtgtgtgtgacctgtgttggactggcatcccggcTGGGGGGTGAGCTTGTCTTCTGCCTTATGCTGCCTGGTATGGACTCCTGGTCTCCTTGTGTGCCTGTGCAGgctaagcagttggaagatggatatatacaaattattttattgtttaatcATATTAGATATTTATTGGACAATTTAATGTGTCCTTATGCCAAATAACAAGGATTTATTGCAAGGGTTGTTGACATAAACAGTAAACAAGCACAAAAATTTCATGCTTCAACATAAATTATTTATACAAAAATGATTATGCAAGTGAAGCACCACAATGTGAGTCCACCTTTGATTGCACTAACGTTGGGTGCCTGCCCAGTCTGTTGGCGTCACGGCAAGTCTCCTCATAAAGTAAGATGTACGCCTCTTACAGCTGCAGGGGACATTTTATGCTTCCAAGGAAGAAAGAGCTACTCAAGGTAGATTTAATCAAACGTTTTTAGTAACCGTCTCAGTTTAACACTCTATAACATCTGACATTAACACATGATTTAATATACATATCACATACACTTTAGAACAGGGGTGTCAGctagttacagaaaatggatggatggtttagtgcgtgtgcatgcatatatatatatatatatacacacacacacacacagacacacatatatatatatatatatatatatacacatacatgatAGTATTACGAAGTACAGTGTAATTcttgtttaatacatttatgtAGATTGTGTATGTAGATTTATGTAGATGTCCCCATCCAAGGTGGATTGTTCACTTCCACATGCAATACAGATGAATGCCATCAGATACATCCAAAAGCCACCAGTGAAAAATTTTAGACAttgaagaaaaacaaataaataaatagaaagaTGCATCAACAACATTAataatatatgttccaagtcgAATGCAGCGAGAATCTGAATGGGCAGCAGTATACATTTTATAGAAATAGATGTTCAACATCTTCAACATTAAACCATTTCTTCCATCAGAAGAagtcctccttctcctttgctGGTTTCTCCTCCATAGGTGCCAGCTGTTTTTCTGGGTATTTGGTGTCCGGGATGCCAGCCGGGCTCATATCCGGCTCAGGGTCGGAGTCAGGAAGGTGCCACTGGATGAAGATCAGATACATGGCGGATCCCACTGTGCCGCCCAGCATCGGCGCCACCAAGGGAACCCAGAACCAGTAATTAAAACACCTGTGAACCAAATGCAGGAAGTGTTCTGAAGAAAATTCTCCCATACATGTTGGCGAAGAAGCAAAGACGGAGGTAGGAATTTACAACATAAGAGTATCTGAGACAATGTATCACTCATTTTTTCAATCACTCATCATAGGGTTGTACTTCCCAGTTATAATATGGAAGAATTTCAGAAGgtacttttaaataaatgtacagctctggtaaaaaaaaaagaaaccactctatgttttaaaaatctgtACTTTTAAAtgctggtttaatcctggttcagaaggctacactgcgaggcaggatgcttccaggctcacagtttctaagacagcaggacacaagaagaaggtgaagcaggagacactggaaatgacaaaacaacaagccaggtagagggcagaagcagctttctaatgccagagatgactgtcaattTATCTAtcagtgcctcataaattggaggatgacctcaagaatgagtgcaggacagtgtgtatcaggctcctagaagcagaactgaagtcccataaagccaggaagaagctcttcatcaatgggaagcaggcaagagtcaggctggagtttgcaaaaaaaaaagaaaatttaacACAGAGGCATACCAATAAATTGAGAAATCAGTGAAAgtgaattttttttccagagctgtattttataatatttatcCTTATATACTTCCTTATACTGTCCTTAACTTATCTACTACCCCCAAAAATAAACTAATcaattttatatttcattatgATTAAAATTGATTTTATGTAATGCTTGCAACAGATCTTTGATTTGATATTGATTCAAGATTGACACTCACTGGGAATGACTTGTTCTTAACTCAGCTAAAAGGTACACAAGACTAAGGTGTAGCAAGAACAAATAATATTACAAACGTGTTTCAAGATAGAAAGGGGAAGTGGAACACGCACGTGAAGGCCTCGGTGCCCCAGCCGGCCGTCAGCGTGAACAGCCGGGGTCCCAGATCCCTGGCGGGGTTAATAGCTCCCCCACAGTTGGAGGACATGGAAACGGAGATGCCCAGGACCACGGTGCCCACAATGGGAGGCAGCAGAGCATCAGGAGCTGGGCTGTTTCGTTTGTCGTCCAGGGGCAGtatgcatagcaacagcatcgCCGTGCCAACCACCTTCATACAATACGATTTCTGTTATACCTCACATTATGGCGCTTCACTTACATAATCATTTTAATGGTAGCTCAGTTGGTAATATAATTTCCAGGAAGGGAAGTTTGAAACCCGCTcccacactgtgtgtgtgtgtgcgtgcgtgtgtgtgtgtgtctgtggagtttgtatgATCTCACTATGCATCATGGGTTTCTGGCATTATCCCTGTGTTGTGAGTACTCCACTCAGTTAGGTGATATAGTgtggtgtttcccaatccggtcctcggggaaccacagacagtccacgtttttgctcccacccaagTCCTTACCCTTGCAGGaccttggagggagcaaaaatgtggactgtctgtgtgtccaccgaggaccggattgggaaacactgatatagtGTGTGACATATTTGTcttgccctgtgcttcctgggattggctcaCTGTGACCCTCATCTGAATGAGAGGCTGAAACACTGATGGATGCATTATATAAATAGAGAACGGGTATGGAATTATGcagaaataataatatgtatCTGCTTCGGTAACTTAAATATTCACACTTCTGCTGTCATGTTTTACACAAACAAATATTACATAAACTTGGAAAGTAATTTTATAATAGTTTCATTTATAACAGTTGACATTTATAGTTCTTTAGccaatgcttttattcaaagtcattttttatttgtttgtttgtttgcttatttatgcatttgtttgtttgtttgcttattgTTTATGAAGCAAAGTTAAATAGACTCTGGAGCAATTGAGAGCTAAAACACTGTGACCCTGGGATACGAACTGGTGACCATCCGAGCACCAGCACAGCATCCTAATCCAACCCCCAGTTGATCAGTTGAAGATGTTTATGCTCTGGCCCAGTAAACATAACTAACGCATGTTTAACTCTGCATAACGTAACTCATTTACATTTCTTCTGGGGGATCAGGTTGTGTATTATAGTGAGCAGCTTGTTTAAAATATACGTCCAAACAGCCAGCAGCATTTTGAAGTGCAGAGCAGAAGACAGGTCTCCTTTATGCAAAGTAACTGATTTCTAAACAAGCATCTCATATGCGCTACAGCTGACCTACTAACATAAATGTTTGAATGACATCCATCTGTTTATCATTCCATCTTTCATAACCAATTATTATGCTCAGGGTCACAGTGATGCAGGAGCCTATCCAAGGTCAGCTTAGGGCAGAGGAAGCCCTGCATTgcatgccagtctatcacaggacacaccctcacacacagaatcatacatcTGTGggcagccattccatgtatttgttaaatttcaccaccagttcacttaattaacttaattagttataTAACACATTATGGTGTTAATTAGCCAAGTGCTCCAGTCAAAAAATtgcatgggtgtattggatggttgctgcaaatactggggcaactttaggagaggtttggctaagctgacacacatTGAGAGACATAATATGATAGTTTGACACCAAGaggaagatcatttaaacataatttttcggctgcctaagactttttcATAGTGCTGTACATTTAACCTGGAAGGAAGCCAGAATACCTGAAGTGAACTTTTGTAAATTCAAATCATCAACCCTGGATGTAACCCACTGTGCTGCCTCTTGATAATAATTCACTTTCCAGAGATCCCGTTCTCCGGGTCCTGCCTATCAGTGCTGGAAGGTGATATGGAACCCCTTAATAAGGTGATAGTTCCCTCTCTTTTGGTTTCATTTGGTTTAATTTACAGTTTTCTGCTGATAGAGTAACAGGTGTGCATGACCATACCAGACGACTCACACTGGAATCGTCTCAGTGCTCATTAATCAACCCTGTCTATACCACAAATATCTAGAAGACCTTTATCAACCGTACCTGGTCAAAGAAACTTCTCCACAAAGACAGAATGTCTGAGGGGTAGGTTGCAAAGATGGATGCAGTTTCATTGGGCCCAGTGACGGTCAGCACCCCCCCGCTGTACGCCATTATGGCATCTAAACACAACAGAGGGAAAATATAAAGAAAAGGTATGAAAAGCATGCAGTGATGATATACATTCTTCTGGAAGCGTGATTCTGTGTCTCGAACAGACAAAGAAAAGCTAACGCTGTAGCCGTTAGCGCGCTAGGTCAGCACCGCGTCAGTGAGCCTCACCGTAGTAAATGATGAAAACAACAGCAGAAGCCAGATAAGCGCCCAGCACCTGCGAGAGGCTGAACGGCAGCAGCTTCCTCCAGGGCAGCCGGCCCAGGAAACAAAAGCTGAAAGAGACTGCAGGGTTCAGGTGAGCCCCTGCAGGCAGAGGAGAGGGCAGCTTTCGTGAAACAGAGACCTTCGCGAAAGACTCAGACTGAACCATGGTCAGTGTCATTGTGTCTGCAGATGGTTACTATCTGCATCAGCACTGAATTTGTAAGCCTTTACTAGGGGctctgattttaatgaaaatcatcaatCAAtgaatctatctatctatctatctatctatctatctatctatctatctatctatctatctctctgcctgtctgtttgtctgtctaatctatttgtttgtttgcttaatGAAACTAATTAGTGTagattttaacccccccccccccctccgaaaCCAGCCCAAACAAGGCTCCCTATATTACCTATAATAAATGCCAACAAATGCTtggtatatacagtacagagtATTATCTGATACTGCAAAATGAAAGACAGACATATGGAACTGAAACATAAGCTTCGGGGGGGttggtggtgatggtggtgagTGAAGTCGTTCGCCGTGGTTACCTGAGACTCCTCTGCAGAGGTACATGGCAGACATGACGCCCACGGAGAAGCCCATGTTGGCGGAAAGATATTGGCCCTTCGTCTCCCTGCTTGTTTTTACCTGAGCCGCAGCAGCGCAGCCAAACAACTGCAGGGGGAGGAGAGAAATGATGGAGATGAATGAGGGAGTGAACGGGTGAATAATGATGCGGGAACGAGAGGAGAAGTGGAGGCAGAAGGGGATGGGAGAAGCATCTGAAGAATAGAGCAAGTTTAGCAGCAGCATTTATGTAAAAATGTGCAGAAGATGAAGGAGCAGATCTTCCACAAATTCCAGAACACTACTCAGGGGTGCCACTAATATTTTAGGctccatgaaagcatatcatatcaGACCAAggccaatccaattatgttccaaactTTCTAGGTCCCCTCTTATTcgggggcccttggaatcatcctaaatGTCCCCCCCGACACTACttactgaaatgaaacagaaaGACACTCCTCAGTGAAAGTTCTTAACCTGCTTGAGTCAATATtcaccagcaaaaaaaaaaaaatctaaaaaagtATGTCTTTGCCAGATTTGACCAAAAGGTGTCTCCTAACCACAGAAATGTAACAGCAAGTCAAACGAAGGGATAAATTGAGAGTTATCTTTGCAAGGTTGCCCTTGTTCAAAGAATACTAGTGAATGTTTGAGATGTCAGGTTGTAGAGGATCTAGGGTGAAATGTTACATGCTGGCAATGTTGGTCCAAATAACCTAAAAGCCTGTCTGGTTCCACAAACATTTGATGATATTCACTAGTTTTGTGATCCAACATCACAGAAAGACGCACACTGTACACACGTAACACATTCCTTCAAATAACGATGAATAACAAACTGTTCTGCCCTGGCTGACCATAAAAACCCCCACTAAGTGCGAGCGTAAGACTCGCACTCACATAACAGTAAGTTCATATTGAAACTGCAGCGCCATTCCTGACTAGTGATGTAAGACTAGTGCTGTAAGTGCATAACGTGCATTTTACAGGAATTAAATTACTTTCCAAAGTCTGCTTAAGTCACACCCAGTATTATGTAATGCTTGGAAAATGTCTCTCAAGCCAGCACTGGAAATACTATGTCTCTGGAACATCGAGCTACTTTTTCTAAATGGTCAATAGAGATGGACAAAGAGATCTCAGGGTCAAAGGTTGGAGgctgtattttattttcttaatcTTCAATTGATGAAGTTTAAAGGTAATGCTCAAGTAAATCATAAGTTAGATGGATGAACACAAGGCACAAGCACACGGAGGAGATCAAACTATAGTCATGGATATAAAACAATGACCAGGTGCCCTTGCTTTCAAAGAGTTCTGGATGAGTGCAGGATGTGAGTTTGTGCAGGTGTCTTTGCTGGACTCACCATAAGAACGAAGGTGCCCAGGATCTCACCCAAGCATTCTCGAGCCAATGTGTTCCTCACCACGAGTGCCCTCTTCACCTTGTACATCTTCCCCTTGTTGTGTATCGCCAATGATCCAGAAGGCTCCATTGCCTCATCACACAAAACTCTGCTCTTGGTTTTATATTCAACTGTCCGCTTCCTCCAGAGTGGTCTTCAACACCTCCCGGTTGTCTAGATGTGTCCTGAAAGTCCTCACTTTGTCTAACTTTTTCAGTTCTGCTGCATTTTTAATGTCAGTTTTAGTAGGAGAGGTCAAGGAGtgccaaataaataattactCCAACCAACTTTTAAAGCTTAAATAACAGCCAATAAATTCACGATTAAATATGAGCTGTTTGTGCTTTATGAATGTCTTCAGTCATGGCCAGCTTGATTACTCCCTTGATTCAGCTCATTCATCCCTTGCCTATCCTTCACTCTTCAGAAAAATCTCTCCATCAAGTTCTTCTTTTGTCCATCTGACTTCAGGCGCAAACCATAGCCTGCTAACATTGATCTGATTCTTTCCATTTATGTAGTATTCAGGAAATTGAGACTTTGACCGGTAATAAACATCTGCTTGTAAAAAACTGATATGTAAAAGACAATGAACAGCCTGCTACTATCTACCCCAGGTATCTCTGAATCTGGCCAGTGTTAAATGCATATTAATATTAGGATTATTATGACAGCCAAGTAACAGAAAACCTTGGGCTGGTTTCCCAAACAGGGTTTGAATAAGGCCAAGAGCaggtgctgtgtggctcagcaggttagacctctgtgcctgtgatcagtaggttgctggtttgagcttAGGCAGGATAATTAcatctctgttgggcccttcagAAAAACcatatacaccccccccccataaggcATTTATGGCTGGAAAAATGGTGTTATCTTGTGTTTAgtccccaagcttcactctctgtgtatgtgtgtgtgtctcaaagcataGAAGATGGAACATGTgaaagaaaacatttcaatatACTTGCGCCAATGACAAATAATGCATAATTTCTTCTAGAATAGCTAATCATTGTCATCTTTCTGAAATACAGCTTAATATGGGATTAGTTACTCGACTTTGGAGTCCTTGACcaagttaaattaaaaatgaaaatgtaaccaCCCCTGTTAATAGTCATGAGTGAGGGGTGGAGACCAGACACGGGCCTGAGGGTGCTCCTAAACGCTGGAATGGATCACAAGAAGTCCATCATTTTGTGGAATCGGAGGAGTGAAAACAAAGAAATCAACGGAAGGACTATAAAAAAAACACGATCAAAACACTTTAGTGAGTATGAAAAAGCACTATTGAAGCAAATACGGTCAAGACATCCAATTACAGAAGACAAATAACACACATCTACAGctggatataaaaaaaatacctggACAATGAATACAATGCAGATGGAAATTGCACTAAAAGGACAAAACAGCAGGTAAGTTTCCTTATTATCGTCATTACTTCATTCTTTTATGACAATGATTAGATTACATCACAATGATGTCTCGTTCTAtggaaaaatatatgaaaataacCTGGTAAATGAACACTGCAGTGACGAAGGGAGAGGGTTAAAACTATGGTGGCCCCTCAAGAAAGGAGACTCCGACCAGTTAAATGACAATAACAgagaaccagcaacctttgtAGGGTATACCAGATGGTGACCACTGGGACAGTGCAGATGAGAGATTTAGCATATCTACTTTGGGTATGTATGTTTCACATTGCCAGTATCTTCCTGTACCAGTTTCCTGTGCTGAGAAACTCTCACccttcatttaaacacaataatTTGACAACTTCTTTAAAAAGTACTTTTACAGTTTTCCGAGTTGCTTTGGCATATTTCTCATATCAAGGCTGAAATTTTCATAGCTACTTGTACAACCTCTACATCATCAAGACATTTGTACACATCATAAATGCAAtgtctcattcttttggtctaGTTGCAAATGCTTTGGCATAGTCATGTAAACGATTACAGTATTTACAATCATCTGCTGATTCCTGCATTTTCAATTGTTATGCTGCTCAAAATGTATTACACTGGTACTCTGTTGAATAGTCTTACCACCCAAAACATTAGACATTAGTTCATTGTCTAAGTCATTATATGCAAAATGTTGAACCAGTTGTCATAATCTGTCAAGCATATTTTCCATAACCCTCTATAACAGTTTTTCTGTAAATGTGTCCTGAATTGATGAATTTCTCTCAGTTGAATCTTGATTTTCACCAATAGAAGGGAATGTTTGAAGTGTTAGATCAGCCAATGATCTGTCAGATCTCTAAAATAGCTCAGAGGTGCATCTCATGAACCTTCAGTCGGCAAGTGTATAGTGACAGAGCACAACACAATGGTATAATTTGGCAATGGATGAACAACAAGGAAATGAACATGGTAACCAGCCAGTAAGATGAAGAGGAGAAAGGCTGCATGGCGGAAGGGTAGGGAGGCAAAACAGAGGAAGAGGTAGAAGAGGCCAAGAACAGAGGCACGTTCCTGTTCTTGGAATAAGGGCCACAATAGTGGACCATATCCTCAGTCATGGCCTTGCCATGTTGGGAGAACAACCGTGTCCTCAGTCATTCAAAGGTTTCATAGAAACAACAGGCATGTAATCCAACAATGTGCACTGTCCTGTAATACCTACTCTAGTGCTTCATGTTACAATATTCCCAATGCATTTTATAGTGTACAGAAGATATATTTCATacagtaacattacagtaactataCATATTCTGTagcacacatacagtatgtattatgtGTGCATACTCAATGTGTGCatatcaaaatgtatttttgttcaCTGACATAAAAATTTACTTTTGAGAGATAAAATAAGGGTTTAGAGAAAGCTTTTGCAGGAAATCCATCATGTGTTGCTGTTTGTACGCATTGTTTCGAGtaatgcacttagtgttttgcAAACGATAAGGATGATTTGAGAAATGTACCaaagcgactgagaaaaactgtatttatgctgatgccacttataggGAAGTAACATGAACAGGTCTGAAGAGATACAGGATTGTCTACCTTCCACCTCTGCTGTGGGGGAAATCGTCACTATTTGCAGTCAGcggagaacaaaaaaaaaccacaaaacatCATGCATGAAAAGCTGGCTTTAGAACTTAAAACACAAGTTTAAATACCTAAAGGAAGAACGTGAAAATGAAAATACTCCAGATTGAATTGAAAATGGATTTCCGAtatggcagtggtgggattcaaacagagacaaagtccatttaaactggggtaccctAAACTAAGCAGACTGTATCATGAAGCTGGATTTATTGCTGGATTTAATGTACCCAaatttaaatgtactttttcTATGTTCAGTTAAAGTTAGCCCAgattaccttaaatccgacaaattatccagctaagcaagaaatcctgctttgtgatacaggccaaCGGTTGTATTTTCCGGGTTCTGCTTGACAGAACTATAGACCAGTAAAGAGCGGAGATCCTCCTTCCTAGTTCTGGGTAATCAACGCCATGTTTGTAGTCCCCAAGTGGCTTCACTGAGGGCAAAATATCTGCATGAGCTGGTTGTGAAACAGGGCTTCTCCAACACAAACACTTATATCTCACAAACAGAATACCATACAAAGAAATTTTCAACAGAGATTTATTCCAGATACTCTAAAGAATTCGATGGTACCTTACAACTACTGGTCAAGCCCTAAATATCCCCTGGTATTCACTCTAGTCCGAGAGATGGGACTTCACTGTTAAATTTTAGCTCTCTAGAcaatggggttgaggtctcctCCCATTTACAGGGAGACATGATCATTAGGGAGTTTGTATTAGATGGTTTTGATTCCCCCTGTAATTAACACTCATGTCTGTAGGTATGTTTTTAGAGGTTTCAAGAGCCAAAAACCTAACCAAAGCTAAATTCATATAATAAAAGTTAGCTGTTATCGTTTTCTAAAAATCAAAATTAAGTGGTTTATCAGTTCAGCATTATCTAATTAAACTTTGGAGTTAGCAGATTAGTGGTTATTGAAGCTAACTTTTCGGTTAGCTGAGTCCACCACTGCTCCTCCAACAAAAATGCTTGAATCTCACAGATGGAGCATCACTGAAAGAAAATTTATTCCAGATACTCTATAGAATCCAATAATCCTCAGCTGGTTAAGTTCTCAGGTAATCACATCAGCCCTACAGAACTAAATAGCTAAATGGGTTAGAATTTCAGCTATAGGAAGCTAAATTTGTATAACACGTTAGCGGTTATCGTTAGTTTCCATTAcattttttagtgtttttttggTTTTCGTGTTATCGAATTAAACTTTGGAGTTAGTAGCATAGCAGTTATGGAAGCTAACTTTTCAGACAGCTGCACCCACCACTGCCCTGAACATTCAAAAAGACAGTTTCCTGTACTCCTCAGCATGAGATGTTGAAGGACACTTGATGGGAATATGGCATCTACCCATACAGCCTGTCACTCCTGGGAAGTTCCCATATTCATAGACTTATAATTTGTATAATTTGCTTGACCTGGGATTTTGGGGGCTTGATGTAATGGGCCTTCAGTTTGTAAATGGCCCTGCAGAATTTATGAACTACTTTGCACACTGTTGGTTCACTAACACCACCTGAATCTCCAGTTTCACAGTGAAACAGTTAAAGTGATTGGTACTTGGAGAGAAGCAGATATCGGCTTTCCTCTTTGTGACAGCAATGCCAGACTGGGCTCCAGCAGGGAGCACCATTTTGTCTGTACATGCAAAAACTCTAAATGGTTTGATCAAAATTATTGAGTGGATTACTCCTGATAGATTTCTTTGTGGAACCACAGGTTCTTTCAGAGAGGAATGATGAGGCAGGTTCCTTAAGCTTAAGCAGTTTATTAAGACAAACGGCCGGTTCAGTGTTGGTCTGCATCTGTCTGCTCCCACTGAGGGAAGCAGGACCTTTATCTTTGGTCTTCATACGGACTCCTGGAGCCACGGGGTCAGACGACCTTGGTGAGAGTGAGTTGCATGAGGCAAAGAACATGATGTGAG from Paramormyrops kingsleyae isolate MSU_618 chromosome 9, PKINGS_0.4, whole genome shotgun sequence carries:
- the aqp10a gene encoding aquaporin-10a codes for the protein MEPSGSLAIHNKGKMYKVKRALVVRNTLARECLGEILGTFVLMLFGCAAAAQVKTSRETKGQYLSANMGFSVGVMSAMYLCRGVSGAHLNPAVSFSFCFLGRLPWRKLLPFSLSQVLGAYLASAVVFIIYYDAIMAYSGGVLTVTGPNETASIFATYPSDILSLWRSFFDQVVGTAMLLLCILPLDDKRNSPAPDALLPPIVGTVVLGISVSMSSNCGGAINPARDLGPRLFTLTAGWGTEAFTCFNYWFWVPLVAPMLGGTVGSAMYLIFIQWHLPDSDPEPDMSPAGIPDTKYPEKQLAPMEEKPAKEKEDFF